One window of Chloroflexota bacterium genomic DNA carries:
- a CDS encoding isoprenylcysteine carboxylmethyltransferase family protein — MNTAQKPIEASGNAKIHRRPLREWAINITAALFWAFYAAVFLKKALATRDFMSLGLWLYYSLVVWLFITRAPAKRSAPWPITLVALCSMALPVVGLSQAPRGHLLPGILVQGVALVGMFIATASLGRSFAIAPADRGLRTTGPYRWVRHPLYASELLFYVGYLLANWSWRNAFILGVAVMLILFRIYHEERLITGYDRYTHQVRWRLIPWVW; from the coding sequence ATGAACACTGCACAGAAGCCCATCGAGGCATCAGGCAACGCCAAGATTCACCGCCGGCCCCTGCGAGAGTGGGCCATCAATATCACAGCCGCCCTGTTCTGGGCGTTCTACGCGGCGGTGTTCCTGAAAAAGGCGCTGGCCACGCGCGATTTCATGAGCCTGGGGCTGTGGCTCTACTACTCGCTGGTCGTATGGCTGTTCATCACGCGGGCGCCGGCTAAGCGAAGCGCCCCCTGGCCCATCACCCTGGTCGCGCTCTGCAGCATGGCGCTGCCGGTGGTTGGGCTCTCGCAGGCCCCCAGGGGACATCTCCTGCCGGGGATTCTGGTGCAGGGGGTGGCTTTGGTGGGTATGTTCATCGCCACCGCCTCGCTGGGGCGGAGCTTCGCCATCGCCCCCGCCGACCGGGGGCTGCGCACCACCGGTCCCTACCGGTGGGTCCGGCACCCCCTGTACGCGAGCGAATTGTTGTTCTACGTCGGCTATCTATTGGCGAACTGGTCATGGCGAAACGCCTTCATCCTTGGCGTTGCCGTCATGCTGATCCTGTTTCGCATTTATCACGAGGAGCGCCTGATCACGGGCTACGACCGATATACCCATCAGGTGCGTTGGCGTCTGATCCCGTGGGTTTGGTAA
- the cpaB gene encoding Flp pilus assembly protein CpaB yields the protein MQRKRGMIWLITGLLFALLAGILTFRILAQATEAASEVQEVHLSPVVVALQDIPLRTVIEESQVSVKQIPTELVPEGAATSISDVVGKIPKQNIAAGEVLLMQRLVEPTVKGKDIAFTMPEDKVVIALPASDLMSRVGFLKPGDRVDLLFTLPVPDTAGERLYTLDAIQNLEIVGMAMPPLLSKQSSGDAQPQMALANEGVLFFAVSAQDALTIKFLKDSGAIMDIALRAPTSEQLLEAETVDLPYIFDRYQFSQSPVATPELEASTGTGE from the coding sequence ATGCAACGGAAACGCGGAATGATCTGGCTGATCACGGGGCTGCTGTTCGCCTTGCTGGCGGGCATACTGACCTTTCGTATCCTGGCGCAGGCCACGGAAGCGGCCAGCGAGGTACAGGAAGTCCATCTGAGCCCCGTCGTGGTGGCCCTTCAGGACATTCCATTGCGCACGGTGATCGAGGAAAGCCAGGTCTCGGTGAAGCAGATCCCCACGGAGCTGGTGCCCGAAGGCGCGGCCACCTCCATCTCGGACGTCGTCGGCAAGATCCCGAAACAGAACATCGCCGCCGGGGAGGTCCTGCTCATGCAGCGGCTGGTGGAGCCAACCGTGAAGGGAAAGGACATCGCCTTCACGATGCCGGAGGACAAGGTGGTCATCGCGTTGCCCGCGTCCGACCTGATGAGCCGCGTCGGGTTCCTGAAGCCCGGGGATCGAGTGGATCTCCTGTTCACCCTCCCCGTCCCTGACACGGCCGGGGAACGGCTGTACACCCTGGACGCCATCCAGAACCTGGAGATCGTGGGCATGGCGATGCCGCCACTCCTGAGCAAGCAGAGCAGCGGAGACGCCCAGCCGCAGATGGCGTTAGCAAACGAGGGAGTTCTCTTCTTCGCCGTCAGCGCCCAGGACGCGCTGACCATCAAGTTCCTCAAGGACTCCGGCGCCATCATGGACATCGCGCTGCGGGCTCCTACCAGCGAGCAGCTGCTGGAGGCGGAGACCGTCGATCTACCTTACATCTTCGATCGATACCAGTTCTCGCAGTCGCCAGTGGCGACGCCGGAGTTGGAAGCGTCGACGGGGACGGGAGAGTGA